Within the Thermanaeromonas toyohensis ToBE genome, the region GCTGGACGATACCTGGGAAGGGATGTATCCCTTACCACCATGTTTGAGGGCGTAGGTGCAGTTCAGGCAGGTAAGATGACGGAAGAAGAGCTTAAGGAGCTGGAGGATTGCGCCTGCCCAGGATGCGGTTCTTGTGCAGGGATGTTCACGGCTAATACCATGAATTGTCTTACAGAAGCCTTAGGGATGGGCTTGCCAGGCCATGGCACCATCCCGGCTGTACATGCTGCTAGAGTGCGCTTGGCTAAGGAGGCCGGGCAAAAAATTTTGGAGTTGGTGAAGAGGGACATCCGTCCCCGGGATATCATGACCGAAGCGGCCTTCCATAACGCGGTGGCTGTAGATATGGCTCTGGGAGGCTCTACCAATACCTGCTTGCATCTTCCGGCCATCGCTAGGGAGGCAGGGGTAGAGTTACCTTTACAAGTTTTCGATGAAGCTAGCCGGCGCGTACCCCAACTTTGCAAGCTAGATCCAGCGGGTAACTATCATATACAGGATTTACATGAAGCTGGTGGTATCCCAGCGGTTATGGCTGAGCTATACCGTGCTGGATTGCTAGAGGGTAATTGCCTGACAGTAACGGGCCGGACGGTAGCAGAAAATTGCCAGGGGAAAAAGGTGTACAACCCGGAGGTCATCCGGCCTGTGGAAGATCCTTATAGCCCGGATGGTGGTCTAGCTATACTTTATGGTAGCCTAGCTCCGGAGGGAGCAGTGGTTAAAAAGGGAGCTGTGCTCCCAGAAATGATGGTCCATAAGGGACCAGCACGGGTCTTCGATAGTGAAGAAGAAGCTTTTGAAGCTATCATCGGCGGAAAGATTAAGCCGGGCGATGTAGTAGTTATTCGTTACGAGGGGCCGAGGGGAGGCCCCGGGATGCGGGAGATGTTAAGTCCCACCGCGGCTCTGGCTGGCATGGGTTTGGATACTTCAGTTGCTTTGATTACCGACGGCCGCTTTTCTGGTGCCAGCCGGGGAGCTTCCATAGGTCATGTGTCCCCGGAAGCTGCGGCTGGAGGGCCCTTAAGTTTGGTAAAGGAAGGAGATCTTATTTCTATTGATATCCCAGGACGTCGATTGGATCTCTTAGTAGAAGAAGAAGAGATGGAGCGCCGGAAGAAGGAGTGGCAGCCGCCGGCTCCAAAGATAACAAGCGGATATTTGGCTCGCTACGCACGCCAGGTGAGCTCTGGCGCCCGGGGTGCAGTACTAGAGTAGATTGCCTTTAAGGTGGTAGTTAAGCACCGCCATGGCGTTACTTCATGGTAGGTGCAGTGCTAGGCAAACTCCCTTCAAGGAGGTGCTTTTACCATTGGGGATTTCGGTACGAAAACGAGGTTAACAGGTGCCCAGATAATTATCAGGGCTTTACAAGCTGAAGGTGTGGATACAGTATTCGGGTATCCCGGCGGGGCTGTGCTTCCCCTCTACCATGAACTTTATACAGCCAATATCCGCCATATTTTAACCCGCCATGAACAGGGAGCTGTCCATGCTGCTGACGGTTATGCGCGGGCTAGTGGGAAGCCAGGAGTATGCATAGTAACTTCCGGGCCGGGGGCTACTAACCTGATAACAGGCATTACCAACGCTTTTATGGATTCTATCCCCCTTGTACTCTTAACTGGCCAAGTAGGTGTAAACTTAATCGGCCGGGATGCTTTCCAAGAGGCGGACATCACGGGCATCACCATGCCCATTACTAAATACAATTTTCTAGTTAAAAATATAAAGGATCTTGCGGCTACCATCCATGAAGCTTTTTATATTGCCACTACAGGTCGACCTGGGCCAGTCCTTATAGATATCCCTAAAGATGTTACCACCCAGATAGAGGTTTTTAATGGTTACCCGCCTAAGAGTACTTTAAGGGGTTATCGCGTGTACCAAGACCCCCATCCCCTACAGGTGATCCAAGCGGTTAAGGCCATATCCAAGGCGGAGCGCCCCTTGCTTTTTGCTGGGGGAGGAGTTATAAGTTCTGGCGCCCATGAAGAGTTAAGGCTTTTAGCTGAAAGCCAAGATATTCCAGTAATTATTAGCATGATGGGTAAGGGCGCCTTCCCTGAGGATCATCCCCTTTTTGTGGGTATGGTGGGCATGCATGGAACCGTGGCCGCCAATAATGCCGTCTGCGAATGTGATCTTTTAATCGGAGTAGGCGTGCGTTTTGATGACCGGGTTACCGGGAAGATTGAGGATTTTGCCCCGCGGGCTAAAATAATCCATATTGACATCGATCCAGCAGAGATCGGGAAAAATGTTCCCGCCCATATTCCTTTGGTGGCTGATGCCCGGCGGGCTCTACAGGCCTTGCTGGCTGAGCTACCTGGTCCCCAAAAACATCCTGCTTGGCGAGAAAGGATCCGCCGCTGGCAGGAAGAATATCCCCTCCAGTATAATAGGGATTGTGGTCTTAAGCCCCAATATGTGATAGAGGAACTTTACCGTTTAACTCAAGGAGAGGCCATTATTTCTACTGATGTAGGGCAGCACCAGATGTGGGCTGTGCAGTATTACCCGGTCAGGCGACCGCGCACTTTCTTGTCTTCTTGTGGCCTAGGAGCCATGGGTTTTGGTGTGCCTGCAGCTATGGGTGCCCAGATTGCTAAACCTGAGGCTACTGTTATAGCTATTACCGGTGATGGTAGTTTCCAGATGAATTCCCAGGAGCTGGCAACCATAAGCTATTACAAGCTCCCTGTTAAGATAATATTACTGGATAATGGTTATCTAGGGATGGTACGCCAGTGGCAGGAATTCTTCTTTGACAGACGTTATTCTTATTCAGATCTGTCCGCTGGTAACCCTGATTTTGTAAAACTTGCCGATGCTTATGGTATCCCTGCCCTTAGGGTTACGGAGAGATCCCAAGTAACTCAAGCTTTGGAAAAGGCCTTAAGTTATAACGGTCCCTTCCTGGTGGATGTTAAAATAGACCGCGAAGAGAACGTCTTACCCATGGTGCCTCCCGGTGGCACCTTAAGTCAGATGGTGGTAGGGAGGTAAAGGGAATATGAAACATACTTTAGCTGTTCTGGTAGAGAATCGACCAGGGGTCCTGATGCGGGTAGCCGGTCTTTTTGCCCGCCGGGGGTACAATATCGAGAGCCTGGCTGTAGGGCCTACGGAAAACCCTTCTATTTCCCGCATGACTATAGTAGTAGAGGGAGACGAGCGCACCATTGAACAGGTGTGTAAGCAGTTAAACAAGTTAATAGACGTTATCAAAGTTAGCGATATAACTGCCGATCCCCATGTGGGCCGGGAACTTATCCTTATCAAGGTAAATGCAGATCCCCAGGTGAGAGGGGAAATCATGCAGATTGTGGAGATCTTCCGGGCCCGCATTGTGGATATAGCCCGCGACACCCTTATTATAGAAGCCACAGGCGATGAGGATAAGATAAACGCCATAGAGAATGCCCTAAGGCCTTTCGGGATCCGGGAAGTAGCCCGCACAGGGAAGATCGCCCTGGTGCGGGGGGCGAGAGGCAAGATTTTGGAGGCTAATATCAATGGCCAGGAGACGGCTACTCAAACCGGGTAGAAGGGGGGAAGGGGATTGGCCCGTACTGGTGCCCAGGCAGTTATCGAGGTTTTGCTGGAGGAAGGCGTAGAACTTATTTTTGGTTACCCTGGAGGGGCGGTATTGCCCCTTTACCATGCTTTGGCGGACAGCCCTATAAAGCATATTCTGGTCCGCCACGAGCAGTCGGCTGTACATGCCGCTAGTGGATACGCCCGGGCCAGCGGTAAAGTGGGAGTCTGTTTTGCTACTTCCGGTCCAGGGGCCACCAATTTGGTTACCGGAATCGCTACTGCTTATATGGATTCCATTCCGGTAGTAATTATTACAGGTCAAGTACCTACCAGCATGGTGGGTACTGATGCTTTCCAGGAAGTAGATGTGACCGGTATTACCATGCCCATAACTAAGCATAATTATTTGGTTAAGAATGTATCTGACCTCCCGCGGGTGGTTAAAGAAGCTTTCTATATCGCCCGCACCGGCCGGCCGGGACCTGTATTGATAGATCTTCCCCGGGATGTGGCTTTGTCTCCCTGCGAGGCACCCATCCCTTCTAAAATAGAGATACGGGGTTATAAACCTACCTACCGGGGGCATCCAGGTCAGATCCGGGCCCTGGCGGACCTATTGCTTAAGGCTGAGCGCCCGATTATCTTTGTTGGTGGTGGAGTTATCGCCTCGGGTGCGGAAGAGCTTCTCCTTAAGCTTGCGGAGACCCTCCAGGCACCAGTAGCTACTACTTTACCGGGCCTGGGAGCTTTTCCAGAGGATCATCCCTTATCTTTAGGTATGGTAGGCCTCCATGGAAAACCTTATGCTAACCATGCTGTTATGGAGTGCGATGTTCTGTTTGGGATCGGAGTTCGGTTTGACGATCGGGTGACGGGTGCCCTAGATAAGTTTGCTCCGCAGGCCAAGATAGCCCATGTGGACATTGATCCTGCTGAGATCGGTAAAAACGTCCGCGTGGATTTGCCACTGGTGGGGGACGCCCGCACGGTTTTGGCGGATCTCCTACCTTTGCTTAAGCCTGTTAAAAGGGAGGCCTGGCTTAAACGTATAAAGGAGCTACAAGAAGAATTCCCCTTAACTTATGGACGCGGGGGCGGGGATGTGCGTCCCCAATGGGTCATCCAGCGGCTAGGAGAGATGACCCGTGGCCGAGCTATTATCACCACTGATGTAGGCCAGCACCAGATGTGGGCTGCCCTGTATTATGGGTTTACGCGGCCGCGGAGCTTCATATCTTCTTGCGGCCTAGGTACCATGGGTTATGGTTTTCCCGCAGCTATCGGGGCCAAACTTGCACGGCCGGAGGAAATGGTGTGGGTGATCACCGGGGATGGCAGCTTCCAAATGGGGATGGCCGAACTAGGTACGGCCATGGAACACAATCTCCCTATCAAGATCCTCCTCTTTAATAACCAAAGCCTAGCCATGGTTCGTCAACTCCAGCATTTTTATTATGAGGGTAAGTATACAGCTGTACATTTCCATGGCAACCCTGATTTTGTTCGGCTGGTGGAAGCTTATGGTGCGGTGGGCCTGCGGGTGACTCGCCAGGAGGAAGTAATTCCTGCCCTGCAGGAGGCTATGCAGAATGGCCGTTTAACCCTTATAGAGTTTCTCATCAGCGAAGAAGAGATGGTATATCCTATGGTCCCTGCTGGAGCTGCCTTAAACGAGATGATCTTACCGGAGGATTAAAGTAAATCTTAAGGGGAAGAAGGGAAAGGGAGCATTTAAGACATGGAAAGGGAAGGACGAAGGATTTATATCTTTGATACAACTTTGCGCGATGGCGAGCAATCTCCGGGTGTAAGTTTAAACGTCCAAGAAAAACTGGAGATCGCACGGCAATTGGCTAAACTAAAGGTGGATGTTATCGAGGCTGGCTTTCCTATCGCTTCGCCAGGAGATTTTGAAGCAGTAAAGGCTATAGCCCAGGAGATAGAGGGGCCAGTTATAGCCGCCTTGGCCCGTATAAACGAAAAAGATATTGATCGCGCTTGGGAAGCAGTTAAATATGCTGCCCGGCCTCGCCTGCATGTGTTTATTGCCACTTCCGATATCCACATGAAACACAAATTACGCATGACGCGGGAGGAGGTTCTGGCTGCTGTCCAGCGAGGGGTAACTTATGCTAAACAGCACTGCCAGGATGTAGAGTTTTCTCCTGAGGATGCCTCCCGGAGCGATCCTGACTTTTTATGCCAAGTTTTGGAACTGGCCATCGCTTCGGGAGCTACTGTACTTAATATTCCCGATACTGTGGGTTATGCCACTCCGCCAGAGTTCGGGAGGCTTATAGCCCTTATACGCCAGCGCGTGCGAGGTATAGAAGGTGTGACTTTAAGCGTGCATTGCCACAATGATCTGGGCTTGGCAGTAGCCAATTCTTTAGCGGCTATAGAAAACGGCGCCACCCAGGTAGAGTGTGCCGTAAATGGGATCGGTGAACGGGCTGGGAACACGGCCCTGGAAGAGATCGTTATGGCCCTGTTTACCCGCTATGATTACTACCGTTGTAAAACCGGCATCGTTACCGAGGAGATCTACCGCACCAGCCGCCTGGTTAGTACCCTTACGGGTATGCCGGTCCAATACAACAAAGCCATTGTGGGTAAGAACGCCTTCGCCCACGAATCTGGTATCCACCAGGATGGCGTGCTTAAAGAAAGAACCACCTACGAGATCATGAATCCAGCCATGATTGGCCTGGTGCAAAGCAATATCGTCCTGGGCAAGCACTCTGGTCGTCATGCTTTACGTACGCGTTTAGCTGAGCTAGGTTTTAATTTAACTGAAGCTGAGTTAGAAAAAGCTTTTCAGCGCTTCAAAGAGCTTGCCGACAGGAAAAAAGAGATAACTGACCGGGATCTAGAAGCTATTGTAGAGCACGAAATACGGCATATCCCGGAAAAGTATGCTTTAGAACACCTGCATATCTCCACGGGTACCCACGTGATACCTACGGCTACAGTAGGGCTTAAAGTGGGAGACCAGGTATGGGAAGAGGCGGCTTGTGGCGAAGGCCCGGTGGACGCTACCTTCAAGGCTATAGATAAAATTACGCGCCTCCCTCTAGCTCTTAAGTCTTATTCGTTAAATGCCGTAACTGGGGGCAAGGACGCCATGGGCGAAGTCACTGTGCAAGTGGAGTATGAAGGGCGGACCTTCATCGGGCGCGGTATAAGTACTGATATCCTGGAGGCCAGCGCACGGGCTTATCTTAACGCCATAAATAAATTAGTTTATGATGTGGGCGAGGAGAACTTACACTATGTAGACGAAGTGAATAACGGAAACGCACGCACCGGAGTCAACACCTAACTCCAGAAAATACGGGGCAGGATATTAGGAGGCTATTGGAGAGTATGGGCTTGACCATGACAGAAAAGATTTTGGCTTTCCATGCTGGCCTTAAAGAGGTGGAGCCGGGGCAGCTCATAAATGCGCGCATCGATCTAGCCTTAGCTAACGATATCACGGCTCCCCTAGCTATAAAGGAGTTTCGCCGCTTAGGTGTAAGCTATGTCTTTGATCCCCAACGGGTGGTCCTGGTCCCCGATCATTTCACCCCCAACAAAGATATAAAATCGGCTGAGCAAGTAAAGATAGTGCGAGAGTTTGCCCGGGAGCAAAAGGTTATCTATTATGAAGTAGGCCGCATGGGGATCGAACATTGCCTATTACCTGAGGAGGGGCTGGTGGGGCCGGGGGATCTCATTATAGGTGCGGACTCCCATACTTGCACTTATGGAGCCCTGGGTGCCTTTGCCACGGGTGTAGGTTCCACCGATCTGGCCGCAGCCATGGCTACTGGAGAATGCTGGTTTAAAGTGCCGGAGACCATACTCTTACGGTATTACGGAACCTTACGCCCCTGGGTGGGAGGTAAGGACTTGATACTATATACTATCGGGGACCTGGGGGTAGACGGTGCCCGTTATAAAGCTTTAGAGTTTACTGGGGAAGCCATAGCAGAGCTATCCATGGACAGCCGGTTCAGTATGGCCAACATGGCTATTGAAGCGGGGGCCAAGAACGGGATCTTCCCGGTGGATGAAAAGACCTTGGAATATATTCGAGGAAGGGTTAAACGCTCTTACCAAGTTTATACCAGCGATCCCGATGCCCGCTATGCTGAAATACGGGAGTACGATGTTAGCCGTATTGAACCCCAGGTAGCTTTCCCTCACTTGCCGGAGAACACCCGGCCTATAAGCCAGGTGGGGGATATCAAAATAGATCAGGTTGTAATAGGTTCCTGCACCAACGGGCGGATGGAAGATCTGCGGGTGGCGGCTAAAATTTTACGGGGGAAGAAGGTACATCCGGAGGTCAGGCTTATAATTATCCCGGGAACCCAGAGGATCTACGCCCAAGCCATTGAAGAGGGTCTTATAAGCGTATTCATTGAGGCCGGGGCAGCTGTATCCACACCTACCTGTGGGCCCTGCCTGGGCGGTCATATGGGTATCCTGGCTCGGGGAGAAAGGGCCGTGGCTACTACCAACCGTAACTTTGTGGGGCGTATGGGACATCCCGAAAGTGAGGTATACTTGGCTGGACCGGCGGTGGCCGCTGCCAGCGCCATTAAAGGCCGTATAGCTGCGCCCGAGGAAGTATTGTAAAGATCAAAGGGGGAATCCGGGCGAAATGCAGCCTATCCAGGGTAGATGCCATAAATTCGGCGACGACATAGATACTGATGTCATTATCCCGGCCCGCTATCTTAATACCGCTGATCCCCAGGAGCTAGCCAAACACTGCATGGAAGATGCGGATCCTACTTTTCCCGCCAAGGTTAAACCTGGCGACATTATAGTAGCGGGAAAAAACTTCGGCTGCGGGAGCTCCCGGGAGCATGCGCCCTTGGCTATTAAAGCGGCTGGGGTAGCAGCAGTAGTAGCTTCTTCCTTTGCACGTATTTTTTATCGCAATGCCATCAATATAGGGCTTCCTATTTTTGAAGCTCCGGAAGTGGCCAAATCTTGTGAGGCGGGAGATGAAATAATTATCTATCCGGAACAAGGTATAATCACCAACTTGACTAAGAATATCACCTTCCGGACAGCACCTTTCCCGCCCTTTATGCAAGGGATTATGGCGGCGGGAGGACTTATACCTTATGTAGCAAGGAAATTGAAGGGAGAGATTTAACGGTAAATGTACAAGATCGCTGTTCTCCCTGGTGACGGAATCGGTCCAGAAATAATTCCCCAAGCTATTAAGGTTCTTAAGGCCATCACCAAGAAGTACGGGGTAAGGTTTGAATTCCAGGAGGGCCTGGTAGGGGGAGCGGCCATAGATGCTTATGGGACGGCCCTGCCGGAGGAGACTTTGAAACTTTGCCAGGAGAGCCAGGCCATCCTCTTGGGGGCAGTAGGGGGGCCTAAATGGGATTCCCTTCCTCCTCCTCAGCGGCCGGAAACAGCAGCCCTACTTGCCCTGCGGAAAGGGTTGGGGCTCTATGCCAACATAAGGCCAGCTTATCTTTTTCCTGCCCTGGCCGATTCTTCCCCCCTAAAAAAAGAAGTGGTAGAAGGAACTGATCTTCTGATCTTGCGGGAGCTCACCGGTGGCCTCTATTTTGGAGAGAAAAAAAGGGAACGTACGGCCACCGGGGAGGTAGCTTGGGATACCCTCATATATACTTCTGAAGAGATAGAACGCATACTCCGTTTAGGCTTCGAGTTGGCCAGAGAGCGTAGGAGGAAGCTCACCTCTGTAGACAAGGCTAATGTACTTATAACCTCCCGCCTCTGGAGGGAAACAGCGGAAAAGTTAGCCCAAGAGTACCCCGATGTAGAGCTAGAACATATGTACGTAGATAACTGCGCCATGCAGCTCATCCGCCGGCCACGCCAATTTGATGTCCTGGTCATGGAGAACACCTTTGGCGATATTTTAAGCGATCTAGCCTCGGTGTTGAGCGGTTCCATCGGAATGCTACCTTCGGCTAGCATAGGAGGGAAAACTGCTCTATACGAGCCGGTTCACGGCTCAGCTCCAGATATCGCGGGCCAGAAAAAGGCTAATCCTTTAGCTACCATACTCTCAGCGGCCTTAATGCTCCGGATCTCCTTTAAAATGGAACAAGCGGCTCGTGACATAGAGAACGCGGTAAATAGAGTCCTGGAACAAGGTTACCGGACGCTGGATATCTTGAGCGAAGGTACAACCCTGGTCAATACTGAGGAAATGGGAGATCTGGTAAGGCAGGCAGTGGAAGAGGGGTAAAGGTATGGCGGAAAAGATATACCTCTATGATACTACTTTACGGGATGGCAGCCAGGCGGAAGGTATAAGCCTTTCAGTAGAAGATAAAATTAAAATAGCTAAGCGGCTAGATCTTTTCGGTATGGACTATATTGAAGGCGGCTGGCCCGCGGCCAATCCTAAGGATATGGAGTTTTTTGAGCGGGCTCAAAGACTCACCTGGCACCACGCAAGGCTTGCTGCCTTTGGCCGGACACGAAAGCCCGGAGGCCGGGTAGAGGAGGACGAAAATCTCTTAGCCATACTACAGACAGGTGTTAAAGTTGCCACCATTTTTGGCAAGACATGGGATTTACATGTCTACCAAGCCTTAAACACCACCCTGGAAGAAAACCTGGCCATGATCCGGGAAACAGTGGGCTTCCTGGTGGAACGGGGTCTCGAGGTTGTTTATGATGCTGAGCACTTTTTTGATGGGTATAAGAACAATCCCGATTATGCCCTGGCCTGCCTTAAAGAGGCAGCTTCGGCGGGGGCTAGCTGGATCGTTCTTTGCGATACCAATGGTGGCTGCCTGCCGGGCGAGATCGAAGAGGCGGTTAAACGGGTGCGCCAAGTTATAGATAAACCCTTGGGCATCCACACCCACAACGATGGTGAGCTGGCAGTAGCCAATACTTTGGCGGCGGTTATGGCCGGGTGCCGCCAGGTACAGGGTACCATTAACGGGTTCGGGGAGCGTTGCGGTAACGCCAACCTTTGCTCTGTAATTCCCAACCTAGAGCTAAAATTGGGCTACAGGTGCTTACCACCCGGCCATCTAAGGGAGCTCACCGAAGTATCTCGCTATGTAAGCGAGATTGCTAATGTAATCCAGCCTAACAATCAACCCTTTGTAGGTTATAGTGCCTTTGCCCACAAGGGCGGTATCCATGTTAGCGCAGTGATGAAAAATGCCTCTACCTATGAACATATTCCGCCTGAAAAGGTGGGTAATAAAAGGCGCGTATTAGTCTCCGAGCTGGCTGGGGCTAGCAATCTACGGTATAAAGCAGCAGAGATGGGCCTAAAATTAGACGGCCGCCAGACAAGTGATGTGGTGGAATGCATTAAGGAGCTCGAACGGCAGGGTTATCAGTTTGAGGGAGCTGAGGCCTCCCTGGAGCTTCTCTTACGTAAGGCCAGCGGGGAATACCGCCAGCCCTTTCAGGTGGATTACTTCCGGATCTTAGTAGAAAAGAGGGAAGATCAGGAGGCTACTGCTGAGGCTATTGTTAAGCTCCGGGTAGGTGACCAGGTAGTACACACGGCGGCGGAAGGGAACGGCCCGGTTAATGCGCTGGATAATGCCCTGCGTAAAGCCTTAGAAGAATTTTTCCCTGCCATCCGGCGTATGCGCTTGACTGACTACAAAGTTAGGGTACTAGATGAGGAGGCGGCCACCAGCGCCAAGGTACGGGTATTGATCGAATCCCGGGACGCTAACAATTCCTGGAGTACAGTGGGAGTATCTACCAACATCATCGAGGCTAGCTGGGAGGCCCTGCTAGATAGTATGGAATATGCTTTACTTAAAGAGGGTGCTCAAAGAGAGGCGGCGGGAGCTTAAAAGGTATAGATGTGCAAGAACTGCTTATTTGCTTGCAGCTTCTTCTTTAGCAGGATGGCCGTATTTTAACCTTATGGGCGGGGCTGCGGGGAGCTTAATTTCTTGGTGCTTTTTAATATCCGGGCGGATGTTATAAAGTGTGCTTAAGTTATCTATAAGACCGCCTGTAAAGGTTAAACCTTTTTCCAGGGTATCAGGATCCCCGATGGCCTTGATCACAATAGGATAGAGGAGTTTCTGGCCGTTTACTGTGTGGTAGATACTGCGGCCTTCTTCTTTATCCAGTATAAATGTGGCCGGGGTTACACGGTGGTCGTTTATAGCGATGGCCTCGGCACCGGAAACCCAAAGTTCATTTACCAGGTCCACCAGGTCAGTATCCAGAAGAGGGGCATCGCCAGTGAAACTTACGGTGATCCCGGGGCCCTTTACAGGAATAAGTCCTAGGGCGATCTTCAAGCGCAGGAGCTCCTTTTCCAGGGCGACCTGGGCTTTATCACTTTCTCCCCAGGTATTAGTTAAAGCCTGAAGCTGTTCCTCAAGCTCATTGACTTCTTGGACGAGCTGGCTACGCTTGGCATTAGAATTTTTCCACATGGCTACCAGATCCT harbors:
- the ilvD gene encoding dihydroxy-acid dehydratase; amino-acid sequence: MRSDSMKKGLARAPHRSLFKATGLTDEELSRPLIGIVNSYNELAPGHVHLKLVAEAVKAGVRMAGGTPLEFSTIGVCDGIAMNHLGMKYSLASRELIADSIEIMAIAHPFDGLVFITNCDKIVPGMLMAAARLNIPAIFISGGPMLAGRYLGRDVSLTTMFEGVGAVQAGKMTEEELKELEDCACPGCGSCAGMFTANTMNCLTEALGMGLPGHGTIPAVHAARVRLAKEAGQKILELVKRDIRPRDIMTEAAFHNAVAVDMALGGSTNTCLHLPAIAREAGVELPLQVFDEASRRVPQLCKLDPAGNYHIQDLHEAGGIPAVMAELYRAGLLEGNCLTVTGRTVAENCQGKKVYNPEVIRPVEDPYSPDGGLAILYGSLAPEGAVVKKGAVLPEMMVHKGPARVFDSEEEAFEAIIGGKIKPGDVVVIRYEGPRGGPGMREMLSPTAALAGMGLDTSVALITDGRFSGASRGASIGHVSPEAAAGGPLSLVKEGDLISIDIPGRRLDLLVEEEEMERRKKEWQPPAPKITSGYLARYARQVSSGARGAVLE
- the ilvB gene encoding biosynthetic-type acetolactate synthase large subunit; amino-acid sequence: MGDFGTKTRLTGAQIIIRALQAEGVDTVFGYPGGAVLPLYHELYTANIRHILTRHEQGAVHAADGYARASGKPGVCIVTSGPGATNLITGITNAFMDSIPLVLLTGQVGVNLIGRDAFQEADITGITMPITKYNFLVKNIKDLAATIHEAFYIATTGRPGPVLIDIPKDVTTQIEVFNGYPPKSTLRGYRVYQDPHPLQVIQAVKAISKAERPLLFAGGGVISSGAHEELRLLAESQDIPVIISMMGKGAFPEDHPLFVGMVGMHGTVAANNAVCECDLLIGVGVRFDDRVTGKIEDFAPRAKIIHIDIDPAEIGKNVPAHIPLVADARRALQALLAELPGPQKHPAWRERIRRWQEEYPLQYNRDCGLKPQYVIEELYRLTQGEAIISTDVGQHQMWAVQYYPVRRPRTFLSSCGLGAMGFGVPAAMGAQIAKPEATVIAITGDGSFQMNSQELATISYYKLPVKIILLDNGYLGMVRQWQEFFFDRRYSYSDLSAGNPDFVKLADAYGIPALRVTERSQVTQALEKALSYNGPFLVDVKIDREENVLPMVPPGGTLSQMVVGR
- the ilvN gene encoding acetolactate synthase small subunit, which codes for MKHTLAVLVENRPGVLMRVAGLFARRGYNIESLAVGPTENPSISRMTIVVEGDERTIEQVCKQLNKLIDVIKVSDITADPHVGRELILIKVNADPQVRGEIMQIVEIFRARIVDIARDTLIIEATGDEDKINAIENALRPFGIREVARTGKIALVRGARGKILEANINGQETATQTG
- the ilvB gene encoding biosynthetic-type acetolactate synthase large subunit — translated: MARTGAQAVIEVLLEEGVELIFGYPGGAVLPLYHALADSPIKHILVRHEQSAVHAASGYARASGKVGVCFATSGPGATNLVTGIATAYMDSIPVVIITGQVPTSMVGTDAFQEVDVTGITMPITKHNYLVKNVSDLPRVVKEAFYIARTGRPGPVLIDLPRDVALSPCEAPIPSKIEIRGYKPTYRGHPGQIRALADLLLKAERPIIFVGGGVIASGAEELLLKLAETLQAPVATTLPGLGAFPEDHPLSLGMVGLHGKPYANHAVMECDVLFGIGVRFDDRVTGALDKFAPQAKIAHVDIDPAEIGKNVRVDLPLVGDARTVLADLLPLLKPVKREAWLKRIKELQEEFPLTYGRGGGDVRPQWVIQRLGEMTRGRAIITTDVGQHQMWAALYYGFTRPRSFISSCGLGTMGYGFPAAIGAKLARPEEMVWVITGDGSFQMGMAELGTAMEHNLPIKILLFNNQSLAMVRQLQHFYYEGKYTAVHFHGNPDFVRLVEAYGAVGLRVTRQEEVIPALQEAMQNGRLTLIEFLISEEEMVYPMVPAGAALNEMILPED
- a CDS encoding 2-isopropylmalate synthase; translated protein: MEREGRRIYIFDTTLRDGEQSPGVSLNVQEKLEIARQLAKLKVDVIEAGFPIASPGDFEAVKAIAQEIEGPVIAALARINEKDIDRAWEAVKYAARPRLHVFIATSDIHMKHKLRMTREEVLAAVQRGVTYAKQHCQDVEFSPEDASRSDPDFLCQVLELAIASGATVLNIPDTVGYATPPEFGRLIALIRQRVRGIEGVTLSVHCHNDLGLAVANSLAAIENGATQVECAVNGIGERAGNTALEEIVMALFTRYDYYRCKTGIVTEEIYRTSRLVSTLTGMPVQYNKAIVGKNAFAHESGIHQDGVLKERTTYEIMNPAMIGLVQSNIVLGKHSGRHALRTRLAELGFNLTEAELEKAFQRFKELADRKKEITDRDLEAIVEHEIRHIPEKYALEHLHISTGTHVIPTATVGLKVGDQVWEEAACGEGPVDATFKAIDKITRLPLALKSYSLNAVTGGKDAMGEVTVQVEYEGRTFIGRGISTDILEASARAYLNAINKLVYDVGEENLHYVDEVNNGNARTGVNT
- the leuC gene encoding 3-isopropylmalate dehydratase large subunit; protein product: MGLTMTEKILAFHAGLKEVEPGQLINARIDLALANDITAPLAIKEFRRLGVSYVFDPQRVVLVPDHFTPNKDIKSAEQVKIVREFAREQKVIYYEVGRMGIEHCLLPEEGLVGPGDLIIGADSHTCTYGALGAFATGVGSTDLAAAMATGECWFKVPETILLRYYGTLRPWVGGKDLILYTIGDLGVDGARYKALEFTGEAIAELSMDSRFSMANMAIEAGAKNGIFPVDEKTLEYIRGRVKRSYQVYTSDPDARYAEIREYDVSRIEPQVAFPHLPENTRPISQVGDIKIDQVVIGSCTNGRMEDLRVAAKILRGKKVHPEVRLIIIPGTQRIYAQAIEEGLISVFIEAGAAVSTPTCGPCLGGHMGILARGERAVATTNRNFVGRMGHPESEVYLAGPAVAAASAIKGRIAAPEEVL
- a CDS encoding 3-isopropylmalate dehydratase small subunit, producing the protein MQPIQGRCHKFGDDIDTDVIIPARYLNTADPQELAKHCMEDADPTFPAKVKPGDIIVAGKNFGCGSSREHAPLAIKAAGVAAVVASSFARIFYRNAINIGLPIFEAPEVAKSCEAGDEIIIYPEQGIITNLTKNITFRTAPFPPFMQGIMAAGGLIPYVARKLKGEI
- the leuB gene encoding 3-isopropylmalate dehydrogenase, which encodes MYKIAVLPGDGIGPEIIPQAIKVLKAITKKYGVRFEFQEGLVGGAAIDAYGTALPEETLKLCQESQAILLGAVGGPKWDSLPPPQRPETAALLALRKGLGLYANIRPAYLFPALADSSPLKKEVVEGTDLLILRELTGGLYFGEKKRERTATGEVAWDTLIYTSEEIERILRLGFELARERRRKLTSVDKANVLITSRLWRETAEKLAQEYPDVELEHMYVDNCAMQLIRRPRQFDVLVMENTFGDILSDLASVLSGSIGMLPSASIGGKTALYEPVHGSAPDIAGQKKANPLATILSAALMLRISFKMEQAARDIENAVNRVLEQGYRTLDILSEGTTLVNTEEMGDLVRQAVEEG